A window of Hippoglossus stenolepis isolate QCI-W04-F060 chromosome 16, HSTE1.2, whole genome shotgun sequence contains these coding sequences:
- the praf2 gene encoding PRA1 family protein 2, with translation MEGVRPPPLRSLDDFLLSSARFALPDVRDLDRWNNRIINNLLYYQSNYFLSALGLLLLVGYFRPFQLFVGAVVVSLLFLGFVWAAENQAPIRRFRRNHPLICVLAVLVASYLLILVLGGVAVFLFGIAFPIMMVLLHASMRLRSLKNKLENKLESIGLKRTPMGLLLEALGQEQEAGS, from the exons ATGGAAGGCGTGCGACCGCCTCCCCTCCGGAGCCTGGATGATTTCCTCCTGAGCTCGGCGAGGTTCGCGCTGCCAGATGTTCGCGACCTGGACCGCTGGAACAACCGGATCATCAACAACCTGCTCTACTACCAGAGCAACTACTTCCTGTCCGCGCTgggcctgctgctgctcgtggG GTATTTCCGACCCTTCCAGTTGTTTGTAGGGGCAGTGGTGGTCTCCTTGTTGTTCCTTGGCTTTGTCTGGGCTGCCGAGAACCAAGCTCCCATTCGCCGTTTCCGTAGAAACCACCCGTTGATCTGTGTGTTGGCTGTCCTGGTGGCCAGTTACCTCTTAATTTTGGTGCTGGGAGGCGTGGCTGTCTTCCTGTTTGGCATAGCCTTCCCTATAATGA TGGTTCTGCTCCATGCGTCGATGAGACTGCGGAGCCTCAAGAACAAGCTGGAGAATAAACTGGAAAGCATCGGTTTGAAGAGGACACCCATGGGACTCCTGTTAGAGGCCCTGGGACAGGAACAGGAAGCTGGATCctag
- the copz2 gene encoding coatomer subunit zeta-2 isoform X2 produces the protein MESSSLEPSLYTVKAVFILDNDGNRLLSKYYDPELYPSMKEQKSFEKNIFNKTHKADNEIAFLEGMTIVYKGSIDLFFYVVGSAQENELMLMSVLNCLFDSLSHILRKNVERRCLLDNMEGVFLVVDEIIDGGVILESDPQQVLQKVNYKADENPLSEHSVAQHITEKLALTSNVLQSAKEQIKWSILK, from the exons ATGGAGTCCTCGTCTCTG GAACCTTCCCTCTACACAGTGAAAGCTGTTTTCATTCTTGACAATGATGGCAACAGACTTCTGTCAAAG TATTATGACCCTGAGCTCTACCCCTCCATGAAAGAGCAGAAGAGCTTCGAGAAGAACATTTTCAACAAGACACACAAAGCAGACA ATGAGATAGCTTTCCTGGAGGGGATGACCATTGTCTATAAAGGCAGTATAGACCTCTTCTTCTATGTGGTGGGAAGTGCTCAGGAGAATGAG CTGATGCTGATGTCAGTGCTGAACTGCCTGTTTGACTCCCTCAGTCACATCCTCAG GAAAAATGTGGAGCGGAGATGTTTACTGGATAACATGGAAGGAGTGTTCCTAGTTGTGGATGAAATTATTGATGGAGG GGTGATTCTGGAGAGTGACCCACAGCAGGTCCTACAGAAGGTCAACTACAAG GCGGATGAGAACCCATTATCTGAACATAGCGTTGCTCag CACATAACAGAGAAACTGGCCTTGACCTCTAAC GTTCTGCAGTCAGCCAAGGAGCAGATCAAATGGTCCATACTGAAATGA
- the copz2 gene encoding coatomer subunit zeta-2 isoform X4 gives MESSSLEPSLYTVKAVFILDNDGNRLLSKYYDPELYPSMKEQKSFEKNIFNKTHKADNEIAFLEGMTIVYKGSIDLFFYVVGSAQENELMLMSVLNCLFDSLSHILRKNVERRCLLDNMEGVFLVVDEIIDGGVILESDPQQVLQKVNYKADENPLSEHSVAQVLQSAKEQIKWSILK, from the exons ATGGAGTCCTCGTCTCTG GAACCTTCCCTCTACACAGTGAAAGCTGTTTTCATTCTTGACAATGATGGCAACAGACTTCTGTCAAAG TATTATGACCCTGAGCTCTACCCCTCCATGAAAGAGCAGAAGAGCTTCGAGAAGAACATTTTCAACAAGACACACAAAGCAGACA ATGAGATAGCTTTCCTGGAGGGGATGACCATTGTCTATAAAGGCAGTATAGACCTCTTCTTCTATGTGGTGGGAAGTGCTCAGGAGAATGAG CTGATGCTGATGTCAGTGCTGAACTGCCTGTTTGACTCCCTCAGTCACATCCTCAG GAAAAATGTGGAGCGGAGATGTTTACTGGATAACATGGAAGGAGTGTTCCTAGTTGTGGATGAAATTATTGATGGAGG GGTGATTCTGGAGAGTGACCCACAGCAGGTCCTACAGAAGGTCAACTACAAG GCGGATGAGAACCCATTATCTGAACATAGCGTTGCTCag GTTCTGCAGTCAGCCAAGGAGCAGATCAAATGGTCCATACTGAAATGA
- the copz2 gene encoding coatomer subunit zeta-2 isoform X1, with protein MVCLLLLQEPSLYTVKAVFILDNDGNRLLSKYYDPELYPSMKEQKSFEKNIFNKTHKADNEIAFLEGMTIVYKGSIDLFFYVVGSAQENELMLMSVLNCLFDSLSHILRKNVERRCLLDNMEGVFLVVDEIIDGGVILESDPQQVLQKVNYKADENPLSEHSVAQHITEKLALTSNVLQSAKEQIKWSILK; from the exons ATGGTCTGTCTTTTATTATTGCAGGAACCTTCCCTCTACACAGTGAAAGCTGTTTTCATTCTTGACAATGATGGCAACAGACTTCTGTCAAAG TATTATGACCCTGAGCTCTACCCCTCCATGAAAGAGCAGAAGAGCTTCGAGAAGAACATTTTCAACAAGACACACAAAGCAGACA ATGAGATAGCTTTCCTGGAGGGGATGACCATTGTCTATAAAGGCAGTATAGACCTCTTCTTCTATGTGGTGGGAAGTGCTCAGGAGAATGAG CTGATGCTGATGTCAGTGCTGAACTGCCTGTTTGACTCCCTCAGTCACATCCTCAG GAAAAATGTGGAGCGGAGATGTTTACTGGATAACATGGAAGGAGTGTTCCTAGTTGTGGATGAAATTATTGATGGAGG GGTGATTCTGGAGAGTGACCCACAGCAGGTCCTACAGAAGGTCAACTACAAG GCGGATGAGAACCCATTATCTGAACATAGCGTTGCTCag CACATAACAGAGAAACTGGCCTTGACCTCTAAC GTTCTGCAGTCAGCCAAGGAGCAGATCAAATGGTCCATACTGAAATGA
- the copz2 gene encoding coatomer subunit zeta-2 isoform X3, translating to MVCLLLLQEPSLYTVKAVFILDNDGNRLLSKYYDPELYPSMKEQKSFEKNIFNKTHKADNEIAFLEGMTIVYKGSIDLFFYVVGSAQENELMLMSVLNCLFDSLSHILRKNVERRCLLDNMEGVFLVVDEIIDGGVILESDPQQVLQKVNYKADENPLSEHSVAQVLQSAKEQIKWSILK from the exons ATGGTCTGTCTTTTATTATTGCAGGAACCTTCCCTCTACACAGTGAAAGCTGTTTTCATTCTTGACAATGATGGCAACAGACTTCTGTCAAAG TATTATGACCCTGAGCTCTACCCCTCCATGAAAGAGCAGAAGAGCTTCGAGAAGAACATTTTCAACAAGACACACAAAGCAGACA ATGAGATAGCTTTCCTGGAGGGGATGACCATTGTCTATAAAGGCAGTATAGACCTCTTCTTCTATGTGGTGGGAAGTGCTCAGGAGAATGAG CTGATGCTGATGTCAGTGCTGAACTGCCTGTTTGACTCCCTCAGTCACATCCTCAG GAAAAATGTGGAGCGGAGATGTTTACTGGATAACATGGAAGGAGTGTTCCTAGTTGTGGATGAAATTATTGATGGAGG GGTGATTCTGGAGAGTGACCCACAGCAGGTCCTACAGAAGGTCAACTACAAG GCGGATGAGAACCCATTATCTGAACATAGCGTTGCTCag GTTCTGCAGTCAGCCAAGGAGCAGATCAAATGGTCCATACTGAAATGA